In Nocardia yunnanensis, one DNA window encodes the following:
- a CDS encoding ROK family protein, with amino-acid sequence MTALALDIGATKFAAALVDSSGRVGESRRVQVPDTGVWESCRTLLAEVAGERRVTAVGIGSAGPVDVTAGTCGPLNIPEWADGFPLVESVRKLFPEAEIRFAIDGVCLVLAEQRFGAARGVDNVLALTVSSGIGGGVISDGRVVMGRTGNGGHLGHIVVPGQEEPCACGGFGCVEAVASGKSSVRWARRQGWAGTTGVELAAAARAGEPIAVAALARAGAAIGTAVASAAALLDTDLVAIGGGFAQSGELLWGPLREAAAAHARLKFLRELRVVPSELTDQATLQGAAILALGDA; translated from the coding sequence ATGACGGCGCTCGCACTGGATATCGGGGCCACGAAATTCGCGGCGGCCCTGGTCGATTCGTCCGGGCGCGTGGGGGAATCGCGGCGCGTCCAGGTGCCCGACACCGGAGTATGGGAATCCTGCCGGACCTTGCTGGCCGAGGTCGCCGGAGAGCGGCGGGTGACCGCGGTCGGCATCGGATCGGCCGGGCCGGTGGACGTGACCGCCGGAACGTGCGGGCCGCTCAATATCCCGGAATGGGCCGACGGGTTTCCCCTCGTCGAGTCGGTGCGGAAACTGTTTCCCGAAGCCGAGATTCGCTTCGCCATCGACGGCGTCTGCCTGGTGCTGGCCGAGCAGCGATTCGGGGCCGCGCGCGGGGTCGACAACGTGCTCGCGCTGACGGTGTCCTCCGGGATCGGCGGCGGCGTCATCTCCGACGGCCGGGTTGTCATGGGCCGCACCGGAAACGGCGGCCACCTCGGCCACATCGTGGTGCCCGGTCAGGAAGAGCCGTGCGCCTGCGGCGGTTTCGGCTGCGTGGAGGCGGTGGCCAGCGGGAAATCCTCGGTGCGCTGGGCACGCCGGCAGGGCTGGGCGGGCACGACCGGGGTCGAACTGGCCGCCGCGGCGCGGGCGGGGGAGCCGATCGCGGTGGCCGCCCTGGCGCGGGCGGGCGCCGCCATCGGGACGGCGGTCGCCTCCGCGGCCGCGCTGCTCGACACCGACCTGGTGGCCATCGGCGGCGGGTTCGCCCAATCCGGGGAATTGCTGTGGGGGCCGCTGCGGGAAGCCGCCGCCGCGCACGCGCGGTTGAAGTTCCTGCGGGAACTGCGCGTGGTGCCGTCGGAATTGACCGATCAGGCCACCCTGCAGGGCGCGGCGATACTCGCGCTCGGGGACGCATAA
- a CDS encoding phosphoglyceromutase, whose protein sequence is MTYTLVLLRHGESEWNALNLFTGWVDVRLTDKGVAEGKRAGELLAEHGILPDIVYTSLLRRAISTANNALDACDRHWIPVVRDWRLNERHYGALQGKNKAEIKEQYGDEQFMLWRRSYDTPPPPIAAGSEYAQDGDPRYAGIEVPATECLKDVVARMVPYWEDTIAAEVHSGKTVLVAAHGNSLRALVKHLENISDEDIAELNIPTGIPLKYELDENLRPVGPGVYLDPEAAAAGAAAVANQGGK, encoded by the coding sequence ATGACGTACACCCTCGTGTTGCTGCGCCACGGCGAGAGCGAATGGAACGCACTGAATCTGTTCACCGGCTGGGTCGACGTTCGTCTGACCGACAAGGGTGTCGCGGAAGGCAAGCGCGCCGGTGAGTTGCTGGCCGAGCACGGGATTCTGCCCGATATCGTCTACACCTCGCTGCTGCGCCGCGCCATCAGCACCGCCAACAATGCCCTCGACGCCTGCGATCGGCACTGGATTCCGGTGGTCCGCGACTGGCGTCTGAACGAGCGTCATTACGGCGCGCTGCAGGGCAAGAACAAGGCGGAGATCAAGGAGCAGTACGGCGACGAGCAGTTCATGCTGTGGCGTCGCAGCTACGACACCCCGCCGCCGCCCATCGCGGCCGGCAGCGAATACGCGCAGGACGGCGACCCGCGCTACGCGGGCATCGAGGTGCCGGCCACCGAATGCCTCAAGGACGTCGTCGCCCGCATGGTGCCCTACTGGGAGGACACCATCGCCGCCGAGGTGCACTCGGGCAAGACCGTTCTCGTTGCCGCGCACGGCAATTCGCTGCGCGCGCTGGTGAAGCACCTGGAGAACATCTCTGACGAGGACATCGCCGAGCTGAACATTCCCACCGGCATTCCGCTCAAGTACGAGCTGGACGAGAACCTGCGTCCGGTCGGCCCGGGTGTCTACCTGGATCCGGAGGCCGCCGCGGCCGGCGCTGCCGCCGTCGCCAATCAGGGCGGGAAATAA